In Bradyrhizobium erythrophlei, a single genomic region encodes these proteins:
- the acs gene encoding acetate--CoA ligase — MSEKMYDVPAEWATRAWVNDAKYREMYAQSIKDPNGFWAEQAKRIGWMKPFTKVENSSFEPGHISIKWFEDGVLNVAWNCIDRHLHERGNQTAIIWEGDDPSESKHITYKQLHDEVCKFANILRTRNVKKGDRVTIYLPMIPEAAYAMLACARIGAIHSVVFAGFSPDSLAQRINDCQSKVIITADEGLRGGKKVALKANVDAALAKTTGVDWVVVVKRTGAKVDMNPSRDFWYHEAAAMVTTECPCEHMHAEDPLFILYTSGSTGQPKGVLHTSAGYLVFTAMTHQYVFDYHDGDIYWCTADVGWVTGHSYILYGPLANGATTLMFEGVPNYPDNSRFWQVIDKHKVNTFYTAPTAIRALMQAGDDPVKKTSRASLRLLGSVGEPINPEAWEWYHRVVGDHRCPIVDTWWQTETGGILITPLPGATKLKPGSATRPFFGVAPQIVDADGKVLEGEATGNLCITKSWPGQMRTVYGDHARFEQTYFSTYKGKYFTGDGCRRDADGYYWITGRVDDVINVSGHRMGTAEVESSLVAHEKVSEAAVVGYPHDIKGQGIYAYVTLMTGTEPTEELRKELVAWVRKDIGPIASPDQIQFAPGLPKTRSGKIMRRILRKIAEDDPASLGDTSTLADPAVVDDLVTHRRNRKGAPA, encoded by the coding sequence ATGTCCGAGAAAATGTATGACGTTCCGGCCGAATGGGCCACGCGCGCCTGGGTGAACGACGCCAAGTACCGCGAAATGTATGCGCAGTCGATCAAGGATCCCAACGGCTTCTGGGCCGAACAGGCAAAGCGCATCGGCTGGATGAAACCCTTCACCAAGGTCGAGAATTCCTCCTTCGAGCCGGGCCACATCTCGATCAAATGGTTCGAGGACGGCGTCCTCAACGTCGCCTGGAACTGCATCGACCGCCATCTGCACGAGCGCGGCAACCAGACCGCCATCATCTGGGAGGGCGACGATCCTTCCGAGTCCAAACACATCACCTACAAACAGCTCCACGACGAGGTCTGCAAATTCGCCAACATCCTGCGTACCCGCAATGTCAAGAAGGGCGACCGCGTCACCATCTACCTGCCGATGATCCCGGAAGCGGCCTATGCGATGCTCGCCTGCGCGCGGATCGGCGCCATCCACTCGGTGGTGTTTGCCGGATTTTCGCCGGACAGTCTGGCGCAACGCATCAATGACTGCCAGTCCAAGGTGATCATCACCGCCGATGAAGGCCTGCGCGGCGGCAAGAAGGTCGCGCTGAAGGCCAATGTCGATGCGGCGCTGGCCAAGACCACCGGCGTCGACTGGGTCGTTGTGGTCAAGCGCACCGGCGCCAAGGTCGACATGAACCCCTCGCGCGACTTCTGGTACCACGAGGCCGCCGCGATGGTGACCACGGAGTGCCCGTGCGAGCACATGCACGCCGAGGACCCGCTGTTCATTCTCTATACGTCGGGCTCGACCGGCCAGCCCAAGGGCGTGCTGCACACCTCCGCCGGCTATCTCGTCTTCACGGCGATGACGCACCAATATGTGTTCGATTATCACGACGGCGACATCTACTGGTGCACGGCCGACGTCGGCTGGGTCACCGGCCACAGCTACATTCTATACGGGCCGCTCGCCAACGGCGCGACCACGCTGATGTTTGAAGGCGTGCCGAATTACCCGGATAATTCGCGGTTCTGGCAGGTCATCGACAAACACAAGGTCAATACATTCTACACCGCGCCGACCGCGATCCGCGCGTTGATGCAGGCCGGCGACGACCCGGTGAAAAAGACCTCGCGCGCCTCGCTGCGGCTGCTCGGCTCGGTGGGTGAGCCGATCAACCCGGAAGCCTGGGAGTGGTATCACCGCGTGGTCGGCGATCATCGCTGCCCGATCGTCGACACCTGGTGGCAGACCGAAACCGGCGGCATTCTGATTACGCCGCTGCCCGGCGCGACCAAGCTCAAGCCGGGTTCGGCGACGCGGCCATTCTTCGGCGTGGCGCCGCAGATCGTCGACGCCGACGGCAAGGTGCTGGAAGGCGAAGCTACAGGCAACCTCTGCATCACCAAGTCATGGCCCGGCCAGATGCGCACGGTCTATGGCGATCACGCCCGCTTCGAACAGACCTATTTTTCGACCTACAAAGGCAAGTACTTCACGGGTGACGGCTGCCGCCGCGATGCCGACGGCTATTACTGGATCACGGGCCGCGTCGATGACGTCATCAACGTCTCCGGTCACCGCATGGGAACGGCGGAGGTCGAGAGCTCGTTGGTCGCGCACGAGAAAGTCTCGGAGGCCGCCGTGGTCGGCTATCCCCACGACATCAAAGGCCAAGGCATCTATGCCTATGTCACGCTGATGACCGGCACCGAACCGACCGAAGAACTACGCAAGGAGCTGGTAGCGTGGGTGCGCAAGGACATCGGTCCGATCGCCTCTCCCGACCAGATCCAGTTCGCGCCGGGCCTGCCGAAGACCCGCTCCGGCAAGATCATGCGGCGCATCCTGCGCAAGATCGCCGAAGACGATCCGGCAAGCCTGGGCGATACCTCGACACTCGCCGATCCGGCCGTGGTCGACGATCTCGTCACGCATCGTCGAAACCGCAAAGGCGCGCCGGCGTAA
- a CDS encoding L,D-transpeptidase, which translates to MSLRMAVAAATIGAGLLAANTAQARPEMVGVNGEYSPGTIVVKTGERRLYLILETGRAVRYPVGVGKYGKQWAGTTRISGKYRNPAWSPPAEVKRDKPQLPDVIPGGSPRNPMGVAAMTLAGGEYAIHGTNVPGSVGGFVSYGCIRMLNPDITDLYERVSIGTTVVVTR; encoded by the coding sequence ATGTCTTTGAGGATGGCGGTGGCGGCGGCCACCATCGGCGCAGGCCTTCTAGCAGCCAATACGGCTCAGGCCCGCCCGGAAATGGTCGGTGTGAACGGCGAATATTCGCCCGGCACCATCGTCGTGAAGACCGGCGAGCGCCGCCTCTATCTCATCCTCGAGACCGGGCGCGCGGTCCGTTACCCCGTCGGCGTCGGCAAGTACGGCAAGCAATGGGCCGGCACCACGCGGATCAGCGGCAAATACCGCAACCCGGCCTGGTCGCCTCCGGCCGAAGTGAAGCGCGACAAGCCGCAACTGCCCGACGTCATTCCGGGCGGCTCGCCGCGCAACCCGATGGGGGTTGCGGCGATGACGCTGGCCGGCGGCGAGTACGCCATCCACGGCACCAACGTGCCGGGCTCGGTCGGTGGCTTCGTGTCCTACGGCTGCATCCGGATGCTCAACCCTGATATCACCGATCTCTATGAGCGGGTGTCGATCGGCACCACGGTGGTGGTAACGCGCTGA
- a CDS encoding DUF1674 domain-containing protein, with protein sequence MADHPSKSDLVAHQAERKPLSPAAERALAEAEARRKAAEVEARSRPKEFQGPKGPEPTRYGDWENKGIASDF encoded by the coding sequence ATGGCAGACCATCCATCGAAGTCTGATCTGGTTGCTCACCAAGCGGAACGCAAGCCACTTTCGCCCGCGGCAGAGCGCGCGCTGGCGGAGGCCGAAGCGCGGCGCAAGGCCGCGGAGGTCGAGGCGCGGTCGCGGCCGAAAGAGTTTCAGGGCCCGAAGGGCCCCGAGCCGACGCGGTATGGCGATTGGGAGAACAAGGGAATCGCCTCGGACTTCTGA
- a CDS encoding RsmB/NOP family class I SAM-dependent RNA methyltransferase, which translates to MPPQRFALPSEVPGLAARRIAADILDGVLHKRRTLDEQLDGTAAHPGLKSLSDRDRALMRRLVATILRRLGTLGHVLSRLLDRGIPTDAPRAQSALLIGAAQILWMDVPDHAAVDLSVRLVQSDRRAAKYAGLVNAVLRRCAREGQPLIDEVKSRNLDVAPWLLARWSAHYGATTASAIAHAIGQEPSFDITVKSDPSQWATRLHGETLPTGSVRTVLQGSVTMLPGFSEGQWWVQDAAAALPARLFGDVANKNIVDLCAAPGGKTAQLAHGGARVTAVDRSPARMARLRDNLARLSLDAACAVSEGSEWLAQNRGDGFDGILIDAPCTSTGTIRRHPDIGWLRQESDIAPLAATQRRLLQGAVAALKIGGMLVYCTCSLEPEEGEQAIADLLKSETALQRVPIEASEVAGLSEIITADGDLRTLPSHLAHPDPRLAGLDGFYATRLVRRN; encoded by the coding sequence ATGCCCCCGCAACGTTTCGCTTTACCTTCTGAAGTGCCAGGTCTTGCGGCGCGGCGGATCGCGGCCGACATTCTCGATGGCGTCCTGCACAAGCGACGTACGCTCGACGAGCAGCTCGATGGCACCGCCGCCCACCCCGGACTGAAAAGTCTTTCGGACCGCGACCGCGCGCTGATGCGCCGGCTGGTCGCAACCATCCTGCGGCGGCTGGGCACGCTTGGCCATGTTCTTTCACGGCTGCTCGATCGCGGCATTCCGACCGACGCACCCCGCGCCCAAAGCGCGCTGTTGATCGGCGCTGCGCAAATTCTCTGGATGGACGTGCCCGACCACGCCGCGGTCGACCTCTCGGTGCGGCTCGTGCAATCGGACCGGCGCGCCGCGAAATATGCCGGCCTCGTCAACGCCGTGCTGCGCCGTTGCGCGCGCGAGGGCCAGCCGTTGATCGACGAGGTGAAATCTCGAAATCTCGATGTGGCTCCGTGGCTGCTCGCGCGCTGGTCTGCCCACTATGGCGCGACGACCGCAAGCGCCATCGCGCATGCCATCGGCCAGGAACCCTCGTTCGACATCACGGTGAAATCCGATCCGTCGCAATGGGCGACGCGTTTGCACGGCGAGACACTGCCGACCGGATCGGTCCGCACGGTGTTGCAGGGCTCGGTGACGATGCTGCCGGGATTTTCCGAAGGCCAGTGGTGGGTGCAGGATGCGGCCGCCGCCTTGCCGGCGCGCCTGTTCGGTGACGTCGCCAACAAAAACATCGTCGATCTCTGTGCAGCGCCCGGCGGCAAGACCGCGCAACTCGCGCATGGCGGCGCGCGCGTGACCGCGGTCGATCGATCGCCGGCCCGCATGGCGCGGCTGCGCGATAATCTTGCGCGGCTCTCGCTCGATGCGGCATGCGCGGTGTCCGAAGGCAGCGAATGGCTCGCTCAAAACCGCGGTGACGGTTTTGACGGCATCCTGATCGATGCGCCCTGCACATCGACCGGAACGATCCGGCGCCACCCCGACATTGGATGGCTGCGGCAGGAATCCGATATCGCGCCGCTCGCCGCCACCCAGAGGCGGCTGCTGCAAGGCGCTGTCGCTGCTTTGAAAATCGGCGGCATGCTGGTCTATTGCACCTGCTCGCTGGAGCCGGAGGAAGGCGAGCAAGCGATCGCAGATCTCCTGAAGTCCGAAACGGCACTCCAGCGCGTGCCGATTGAAGCGAGTGAAGTCGCCGGCTTGAGCGAAATCATTACCGCCGACGGCGATTTGCGCACCCTGCCCAGCCACCTTGCCCATCCCGACCCGCGCCTGGCCGGTCTCGACGGCTTCTACGCCACCCGGCTGGTCCGGCGGAATTGA
- a CDS encoding heparinase II/III family protein, with product MSVARSRRISTLILGRVARNLMARASSGSVALVSLWPGRTDRLIIAPHDLRTADATRAAEIYAGRFVFAGKIVTCHGRSIFELEPPSDDWEAALLGFGWLRHLRAADTALTRANARALVEDWLSNPNYKRPMARRADVLARRVISLLSQAPLVLGDTDGKFYRRYLRGLAREIRQLRSAMIDIADGVPRLQVQIALCYASLCLANQARHIRTTARKLSEELQRQIVPDGGHISRNPGALIELLTDLLPLRQTFAARNIAPPPALLNAIDRMMPMLRFFRHGDGNFALFNGMSGTPSDVLATLLAYDDTHGTPMANMPHTGFQRLDAGSTVVIMDAGASPPPNVSQDAHAGCLSFELSSGTSRIVVNCGMPSTGRDNWRSFARGTPAHSTLTHHETSSCQFVEFSAMKRLLQGAPIVSGPAAVESHREAVANGMLLTTSHDGYVNRFGVIHRRVLMLSPDGTRLDGEDTVALASEGRSKGRDTDYALRFHLHPAVKANRLSDARGVMLVLPNRDVWTFEALDDRVELEDSVFLAGNDGPRRTSQIVIRQDSHHAPSVRWSFARSSSSPAATAARRSARREPELPL from the coding sequence GTGTCGGTCGCGCGAAGCAGACGTATCTCGACGCTGATCCTGGGCCGCGTTGCACGCAACCTGATGGCGCGGGCAAGCAGCGGCTCAGTGGCATTGGTATCGCTGTGGCCGGGCCGGACCGACCGCCTCATTATCGCGCCACACGATCTGCGCACCGCCGACGCCACCCGCGCCGCCGAGATTTACGCCGGCCGCTTCGTCTTCGCCGGCAAGATCGTCACCTGCCACGGCCGTTCGATCTTCGAACTCGAGCCGCCGTCCGACGATTGGGAGGCGGCGCTTCTCGGTTTCGGATGGCTTCGGCACTTGCGCGCGGCCGATACCGCACTCACCCGCGCCAACGCCCGCGCGCTGGTCGAAGACTGGCTCTCCAATCCGAATTACAAACGGCCGATGGCGCGTCGCGCCGATGTGCTGGCGCGCCGGGTCATCTCCTTGTTGTCGCAAGCCCCGCTGGTGCTCGGCGACACCGACGGCAAATTCTATCGGCGCTACTTGCGCGGACTGGCGCGGGAAATCCGCCAGCTTCGCTCGGCAATGATCGATATCGCCGATGGCGTGCCGCGGCTTCAGGTGCAAATCGCGCTCTGCTACGCCTCGCTCTGTCTTGCCAATCAGGCGCGGCACATCCGCACCACGGCGCGCAAGCTCTCGGAAGAGCTGCAACGCCAGATCGTGCCCGATGGCGGTCACATCTCGCGTAATCCTGGCGCGCTGATCGAGCTTCTCACCGACCTGTTGCCATTGCGGCAGACCTTCGCGGCGCGCAACATCGCGCCGCCGCCCGCATTGTTGAACGCCATCGACCGCATGATGCCGATGTTGCGCTTCTTCCGGCACGGCGACGGCAACTTCGCGCTGTTCAACGGCATGAGCGGCACGCCGTCTGACGTGCTCGCGACCTTGCTTGCTTACGATGACACCCACGGCACGCCGATGGCCAACATGCCGCATACCGGCTTCCAGCGGCTTGATGCGGGCAGCACCGTCGTGATCATGGACGCCGGAGCGTCGCCGCCGCCGAACGTCAGCCAGGACGCCCATGCCGGCTGCCTCTCGTTTGAACTGTCGTCGGGAACGAGCCGCATCGTCGTCAACTGCGGCATGCCGTCGACCGGGCGCGACAACTGGCGCAGTTTTGCGCGAGGCACGCCGGCGCACTCGACGTTGACCCATCACGAAACCTCATCTTGCCAGTTCGTGGAATTTTCCGCGATGAAACGGCTGCTGCAAGGCGCGCCGATCGTCAGCGGACCGGCGGCGGTCGAAAGCCATCGCGAGGCGGTCGCCAACGGCATGCTGCTGACCACATCGCATGATGGCTACGTGAATCGCTTCGGCGTGATTCATCGCCGGGTGTTGATGCTCTCGCCGGATGGCACGCGGCTCGACGGCGAAGACACGGTGGCGCTGGCATCCGAAGGACGCTCGAAGGGCCGGGACACCGACTACGCGCTCCGGTTCCATCTGCACCCCGCGGTGAAAGCGAACCGTCTCAGCGACGCGCGGGGCGTCATGCTGGTATTGCCCAATCGCGACGTCTGGACCTTCGAGGCGCTCGACGACCGGGTCGAGCTCGAAGACAGTGTGTTTCTGGCCGGCAATGACGGGCCGCGGCGCACTTCCCAGATCGTGATCCGGCAGGACTCCCATCACGCGCCGTCGGTGCGCTGGAGTTTCGCGCGATCGAGCTCGTCGCCTGCGGCAACCGCCGCACGGCGCAGCGCCCGCCGCGAGCCGGAACTGCCGTTGTAA
- the purH gene encoding bifunctional phosphoribosylaminoimidazolecarboxamide formyltransferase/IMP cyclohydrolase: MTDQLRHVTRALLSVSDKSGLLEFARALALHGIELVSTGGTARAIAEAGLKVKDVSDLTGFPEMMDGRVKTLHPKVHGGLLAIRGKADHASAMKSHGIAQIDLLVVNLYPFEATVDRGGDFEECIENIDIGGPAMIRGAAKNHNDVAVVVDAADYQAVLDELKANQGATTLHLRRRLAAKAYARTAAYDAAISNWFANELNTEAPDFRAFGGRLIQALRYGENPHQKAAFYLLPERRPGVSTQRQLQGKELSYNNINDTDAAFECVAEFDPKRTAACVIVKHANPCGVAEGSDLLDAYRKALACDSTSAFGGIVALNRTLDAGAARAITEIFTEVIIAPDATQEAIAIVSAKKNLRLLLTGGLPDPRAMGLTAKTVAGGLLVQSRDNAVVDDMVLKVATKRAPTEAEMRDLMFAFRVAKHVKSNTIVYAKDLATVGIGAGQMSRVDSARIAARKAEDAARELKLVQPLTKGSVVASDAFFPFADGMLACIEAGATAVIQPGGSVRDNEVIEAADAHGIAMVLTGVRHFRH, from the coding sequence ATGACTGATCAGCTTCGTCACGTTACCCGCGCACTTCTCTCCGTTTCCGACAAATCCGGGCTGCTTGAATTCGCCCGCGCACTGGCGCTGCACGGCATCGAACTCGTTTCGACCGGCGGCACAGCCAGGGCGATCGCGGAAGCCGGGCTGAAGGTCAAGGATGTCTCGGACCTGACCGGTTTTCCGGAAATGATGGACGGGCGCGTCAAGACCCTGCATCCGAAGGTGCATGGCGGACTGCTCGCGATTCGCGGCAAAGCCGATCACGCCAGCGCGATGAAGAGCCACGGCATCGCCCAGATCGACCTCCTGGTCGTCAACCTCTATCCGTTCGAGGCGACCGTCGACCGAGGCGGGGACTTCGAAGAGTGCATCGAGAACATCGACATTGGCGGGCCCGCGATGATCCGCGGCGCGGCCAAGAACCACAACGACGTCGCCGTTGTCGTCGATGCCGCGGACTACCAGGCCGTTCTCGATGAACTCAAGGCCAATCAGGGCGCGACCACGCTGCACTTGCGACGGCGTCTTGCCGCCAAGGCCTACGCCCGCACCGCAGCCTACGACGCAGCGATCTCGAACTGGTTCGCAAATGAACTCAATACCGAAGCGCCGGATTTCCGCGCCTTCGGCGGCCGCCTGATTCAGGCGCTGCGCTATGGCGAGAATCCGCACCAGAAGGCCGCCTTCTACCTGCTTCCCGAGCGACGGCCCGGCGTTTCCACGCAGCGCCAGTTGCAGGGCAAGGAGCTCTCCTACAACAACATCAACGATACGGATGCGGCATTCGAATGCGTCGCCGAGTTCGACCCCAAGCGCACCGCGGCCTGCGTCATCGTCAAGCACGCCAATCCCTGCGGCGTGGCTGAAGGCAGCGATCTTCTGGACGCCTACCGCAAAGCACTCGCATGCGACTCCACGTCCGCCTTTGGCGGCATCGTCGCACTGAACCGGACACTGGACGCAGGAGCTGCGCGCGCGATCACCGAAATCTTCACCGAAGTAATCATTGCGCCCGACGCCACGCAGGAGGCGATTGCGATCGTCTCCGCCAAAAAGAATTTGCGGCTGTTACTCACCGGCGGGTTGCCCGATCCGCGCGCCATGGGTCTGACGGCAAAGACTGTCGCCGGCGGCTTGCTGGTGCAGAGCCGCGACAACGCTGTCGTCGACGACATGGTGCTGAAGGTCGCGACCAAGCGCGCACCGACGGAAGCCGAAATGCGCGATCTGATGTTCGCGTTCCGCGTCGCCAAGCACGTCAAGTCGAACACCATCGTTTATGCGAAGGATCTCGCGACCGTTGGCATTGGCGCGGGCCAGATGAGCCGGGTCGACTCGGCGCGGATCGCCGCGCGCAAGGCGGAGGATGCCGCGCGCGAGTTGAAGCTTGTGCAGCCGCTCACCAAGGGTTCGGTCGTCGCGTCGGATGCGTTCTTCCCGTTTGCCGACGGCATGCTCGCCTGTATCGAGGCTGGCGCGACCGCGGTGATCCAGCCGGGCGGCTCGGTGCGCGATAATGAAGTGATCGAGGCGGCCGACGCCCACGGCATTGCGATGGTGTTGACCGGCGTGCGCCATTTCCGGCACTGA
- a CDS encoding MFS transporter, producing the protein MDVIAPEASVTEKAQTYPGRAGVISWIFFDWAAQPYFTLITTFVFAPYFASFVAPDPASGQALWGFATAAAGLMIALMSPVLGAIADASGRRKPWIAGFGALLVIGSCLMWIGEPGNPGIIPPLLLAYSIASVGVEFATVFNNAMMPTLVPPERIGRLSGTGWATGYVGGILSLILVLGFLAANPETGRTLFGLTPLFGLDPATHQGDRITGPLTGIWFVIFVLPMFLLTPDYPAGLPLRPALRQGLTGLKRTLSELPNQKSIAAFLLANMIYTDGLVSLFAFGGIYAAGTFGWNTIQIGTFGIILAIAGTFGAWLGGKLDDSLGPKRVIVGSMLILLLAICAILLVDKDRILFVAVTPPAPGGGLFAAPAERAYLALGCLIGAAGGPLQAASRTLLIHLAPKDRIAQYFGMFALTGKVTSFIGPLLIGVVTAVTQSQKAGMAMLVLFFVAGLALLARVRN; encoded by the coding sequence ATGGACGTGATCGCTCCAGAGGCATCCGTTACGGAAAAAGCACAAACCTACCCAGGCCGGGCCGGTGTCATCAGCTGGATTTTTTTCGACTGGGCGGCACAGCCTTATTTTACGTTGATCACCACTTTTGTTTTCGCGCCCTACTTCGCAAGCTTCGTGGCACCTGATCCGGCCAGTGGGCAGGCGCTGTGGGGATTTGCGACTGCCGCGGCCGGATTGATGATTGCGCTGATGTCGCCGGTGCTAGGTGCGATCGCCGACGCCAGCGGCCGTCGTAAGCCGTGGATTGCGGGATTTGGCGCACTGCTGGTGATTGGCTCCTGCCTGATGTGGATCGGCGAGCCCGGAAACCCCGGCATAATCCCTCCGTTATTGCTGGCGTACTCGATTGCGAGCGTCGGCGTTGAGTTCGCCACCGTCTTCAACAACGCGATGATGCCGACGCTGGTGCCGCCGGAGAGGATTGGGCGGCTGTCCGGTACCGGATGGGCGACCGGCTATGTCGGCGGCATCCTCAGTCTCATCCTGGTGCTCGGTTTTCTTGCCGCCAACCCCGAGACTGGGCGTACGCTGTTTGGCCTGACACCGCTGTTCGGCCTCGATCCGGCCACTCATCAGGGCGATCGCATCACGGGGCCCCTGACCGGGATCTGGTTCGTCATCTTCGTGCTGCCGATGTTCTTGCTGACGCCGGATTATCCGGCGGGTCTTCCGCTGCGGCCGGCGTTGCGCCAAGGGTTGACCGGGCTAAAGCGGACGCTCAGCGAGTTGCCGAATCAGAAATCCATCGCGGCCTTTCTGCTCGCCAACATGATCTACACGGACGGGCTGGTGTCGCTGTTTGCGTTCGGTGGAATCTACGCCGCCGGCACCTTCGGCTGGAACACGATCCAGATCGGGACCTTCGGCATTATCCTCGCCATTGCCGGTACATTCGGGGCGTGGCTTGGCGGGAAGCTCGACGATTCTCTCGGGCCGAAGCGGGTCATCGTCGGCAGCATGCTGATCCTGCTGCTGGCGATTTGTGCAATCCTGTTGGTCGACAAGGACAGGATTCTGTTCGTGGCGGTGACGCCACCGGCGCCAGGCGGTGGCTTGTTCGCCGCGCCCGCAGAGCGGGCCTATCTCGCGCTGGGTTGCTTGATTGGAGCTGCCGGTGGTCCATTGCAGGCAGCGTCACGCACGCTGCTCATTCATCTCGCCCCAAAGGACCGCATCGCGCAGTACTTCGGCATGTTTGCCCTAACTGGAAAGGTAACTTCGTTCATCGGGCCGTTGCTGATCGGCGTGGTGACAGCCGTCACCCAAAGCCAGAAAGCCGGCATGGCGATGCTGGTCTTGTTCTTTGTCGCAGGTCTTGCGCTATTGGCGCGGGTGAGGAATTAG
- the ggt gene encoding gamma-glutamyltransferase, whose product MRLFKISRRAIFAAGLLVLSFSVLVDAQERRRGFYTPPAADTIHAIPAEHGMVVAQEKIAARIGTEVLKRGGNAVDAAVATGFAMAVTYPRAGNIGGGGFMVIHSIDKHEDIAIDYRETAPAATTPTIFLGQDGKPDNAKSRDSALGIGIPGTPAGLALALEKYGSGKFTLAELLKPAIDLARNGVVLTDDSADTLPDWHRRLARWPSSAKIFSRPDGTSLREGDTLVQADLADTLSAIAALGPRGFYEGAVAEKLAKAIQDAGGIMTSDDLKAYQPVIRAPVRGSYRGYDIVSMPLPSSGGVGLVETLNILEGFPLDQMQQGSAGSLHVLIEAMKRAYADRAHYLGDPAFVSAPVATLVTKDYAAKQRASIDLDRATPWADAVAAAPLREGSNTTHFSVVDSFGNAVSNTYTLNFSYGVGLVAEGTGVLLNNELDDFTAAPGAANAYGLVGFDANLPGPGKRPLSSMSPTIVLKDGKPVLVTGSPGGSRIISTVLQVIVNVLDYHMDVAAAVAAPRLHHQWLPDEVRIERGFVDSALEALRAKGHKVIEPMGQTSANSIAMTSNGLLGAPDPRTRGAEAAGE is encoded by the coding sequence ATGAGACTGTTCAAGATATCACGGCGGGCAATATTCGCCGCAGGCCTGCTGGTTCTCTCGTTCTCCGTTCTCGTCGACGCCCAAGAACGGCGCCGCGGCTTCTACACGCCGCCCGCCGCCGACACGATCCACGCCATCCCGGCCGAACACGGCATGGTGGTCGCGCAGGAGAAAATTGCAGCACGTATTGGCACCGAGGTTTTGAAACGCGGCGGCAATGCGGTCGATGCGGCGGTTGCCACCGGCTTTGCCATGGCGGTGACTTATCCGCGCGCCGGCAATATCGGCGGCGGCGGCTTCATGGTCATTCATTCGATCGACAAGCATGAAGACATCGCGATCGATTATCGCGAAACGGCGCCGGCCGCGACCACGCCGACCATCTTCCTTGGGCAGGACGGCAAACCCGACAATGCCAAATCGCGCGATTCGGCACTTGGAATTGGCATTCCCGGCACGCCCGCGGGCCTCGCGCTGGCGCTCGAGAAATATGGCTCCGGGAAATTCACCCTCGCCGAATTGTTAAAACCCGCGATCGACCTGGCGCGCAACGGCGTGGTGTTGACCGACGACAGCGCCGACACCCTGCCCGATTGGCACCGGCGGCTGGCGCGCTGGCCGTCGTCGGCGAAAATCTTTTCGCGTCCCGACGGCACGTCGCTACGTGAAGGCGACACGCTGGTGCAGGCAGATCTCGCCGACACGCTGTCGGCGATCGCAGCACTTGGCCCGCGCGGCTTCTACGAAGGCGCGGTCGCAGAGAAGCTGGCAAAAGCCATTCAGGACGCCGGCGGGATCATGACGTCAGACGATCTCAAGGCTTATCAGCCGGTCATCCGTGCGCCGGTGCGCGGCAGCTATCGCGGCTACGACATCGTTTCGATGCCGCTGCCGTCGTCCGGCGGCGTGGGACTGGTCGAGACGCTCAACATCCTCGAAGGGTTTCCGCTTGATCAGATGCAGCAGGGTTCGGCCGGCTCGCTGCATGTCCTGATCGAGGCGATGAAGCGCGCTTACGCCGATCGTGCGCATTATCTCGGCGATCCCGCCTTTGTCAGCGCGCCGGTCGCAACTCTCGTCACCAAGGACTATGCCGCCAAACAGCGCGCAAGCATCGACCTTGACCGCGCAACGCCATGGGCCGACGCGGTCGCAGCTGCGCCGTTGCGCGAAGGCAGCAACACCACGCATTTTTCCGTGGTCGACAGTTTCGGCAACGCCGTCAGCAACACCTACACGCTGAATTTCAGCTACGGCGTCGGCCTCGTGGCTGAAGGTACCGGCGTGCTGCTCAACAACGAACTCGACGATTTCACCGCCGCGCCCGGCGCGGCCAACGCCTATGGCCTCGTCGGATTCGACGCCAATCTGCCGGGTCCCGGCAAACGGCCGTTGTCATCAATGTCGCCGACCATCGTGCTCAAGGATGGCAAGCCGGTGCTTGTCACGGGTTCCCCGGGCGGCAGCCGCATCATCTCGACCGTGTTGCAAGTGATCGTCAACGTGCTGGACTACCATATGGATGTCGCTGCCGCGGTCGCCGCGCCGCGACTGCACCATCAATGGCTGCCCGACGAGGTGCGGATCGAGCGCGGTTTTGTCGATAGCGCGCTGGAGGCACTCAGGGCCAAGGGCCATAAAGTCATTGAGCCGATGGGACAGACGTCGGCGAATTCGATCGCTATGACATCGAACGGGCTGCTCGGCGCACCCGATCCGCGCACCCGCGGCGCCGAAGCCGCGGGCGAATAG